Genomic DNA from Streptomyces sp. NBC_01571:
ACGAGCAAGGTCGTGTCCGGCACCGGCTGGCGCTCGACCGTGAGACCGGCGAGCCGTTCGAGGCCGTGGTGGGCGGGCAGAGCGCCGACGTGGAGACCGGCGAGGCACGCGCCGGCGACGGGTCCCGGTGGCTGATCTGCCGTACGACCGTTCCCAGCCCCTCCGGGATCACCCGGTCTCACAAGGCGGTGGGGTCCACCACCGCAATCGCTGTGGCTCTTCCTCTCGGACCCGATGACGCCGGGCGGATCTACGCCGGTCTTCCGGTCGCGGACACCGCTCTGTCCCTCTGTATCAACGCCCAGTTCGATCCGATTGCCAGCCGTCAGGCGCTCGACGACACCCCGTGGAACCGCGCATTGAATGAACTGGTGGGCGACCTGTGGAAGGCCGCCGCCCTGTGGCAGTTCCGGCGGGATCCGGCACGGGCCTGGCGCGCCGTGCCGCTCCCCGACGACATGCGCGACTCCCGCGACCCGGTCGCCGCGTTGGAGCGACTACTCCTCGACCGTGCCAGGGCGGGCGTGTCCCACGGTCTCGTCCTGGACGTCCCGGGCTACGGGCCGCTCGGCCTGGATGATCTCGCGGTGGAGGACGAGATGCTGGTGGGCGTGGTCACCGAAGAAGAGATCTCCCGCGTCGCCGAGCGGACCGCCGTGCTGCCCAAGGTGGCGCGGGACGAGGACGGTCGATGGCGCGAGGTGCTGGCGGACTGGGAGAACCACGACAGTGCGGTTCCCGTGACGGTGGACCTTTACGACGCGCTACGCCTCCTCGACAACGAAACCCGGTCGCCGCAGGCGAACATCCGCCTCGCCGCGGTGGGACTTGCCTCGAATATCTACTCCTCCTTGCTGTCGAGCCGCTGGCTCGTGGACAGCTCAGGGGGCCGTCACCGTGTGCCCCGGCCCGCGGAACCAGCGGTGTTCACCGACGCCCCGCGGGGCCTCGGCGCCAGTCTCGGATTCTCCCGGGAAATCCATCCGGCATTCCTCGCCGACACCGACGAGGCGCGGTCGGTGAGGACATGGCTCCGTAAGCGGGAGGCGCTGCTGACCGACGCGGACGCGGTGGCCGTGATCCGGCGCCTCGCGGCCATCGGCGCGGCGGGGAGCAGCGGGCCGAACGTACTGCGGCTGACAGATGACCAGCTCATTGAACTGCGCGACGGGTTCGCACGCGTGCCGGACCACGAGCGTGAGACCTTGGGGCGCGACGTGGGCCACGCGATCCGGCTGCAGGGGCATCGCTACGACCGGGCCGGAAAGCGTGAAGACATCGACGTCGCTCCCGCCCGGGCGTACCTACCCGCCCGACTGGACAGTTCGGAACGCGAGGAGAGCTTCGCCTTCGCCGCCGGTCGCACGGCCGGGCTGGTGTGGCTGCGGCCCCGGTACGCCGAGGTCCTGCAGCGCGGCGGCGCCGGGATGGGCGCCCGTAAGTTCCTGAGGCTCCTGGGCGCGGAGACCGCGCCCAGGTTGCGCAGGCACCCGGGGGCGCGGGAACGCTTCACGCAGAGCCCGAATGGGCTGCCGGCGGAAGTCATTTCGGGGCCTCGAGCACGCACTGATGCCCTGCGCGTTCTGGAAGCGACCTTCACGCTCGACGACTACGAAAGCCCCGACCTACGTGCCGTCGCCTCTGGCATAGCGGCGGAGCAGGACCCGCAGCTCCGCAGGCGCAGGGCGGCAGCGCTGTTTCACGTCCTCGGGCGGGCATGGAGCCGCTTCTCCGACCACGACGAGGTGGATGCCGTCTACGACTACTACGCATGGCAGAACCGGGGCAGGACCGCAGCTTTCTGGCTCTGGCAGTTGCGCGACACACCGTGGCTGGACGCCGGTAACGGCGCACTATCTGCCCCGGCTCGACTCCGCATGCGGACCACCGGCACGGTCGCGGTGTACGGGGCGGACGACGAGCGATTCCTCCATCCCGAGATCCAGCAACTGGTGGGCAGACGCAGTGATGTGCTGCGCGCCCTGGGCATTTCTGCAGAGGCCCGCACGGAGGACCTCGTGGAATGTCTGCAGCGCCTGCGCCGACGGGAGGAAGAGGGCGGCTACAGGGATGTGCCCGCGGCGCTGATCCTCTACCAAGCCCTGGCAGAGCGCGCCTTCGGCCGTGGCGAAAGAGCCTCGGGGGAGATGTCCCTGGGCTCGGTCCTTCGGGCATTCGGCGAGGGGAGCGGCCTCGTCCTCACGGACTCCGGCTGGCGCCGGCCGAGCCAGTGCCTGCGCGGAGCGCCGCTCTTCGGTCCGCTCCGTGCGTTCGCTCCCACGTTTCCAGGCAGCGAGGAGTTCTGGCAGCGGCTCGCAGTGCGCCTGCCGACTGTGGACGACGCCACGGCCGTGATCAAGGAGCTGGCACAGCAGGACCGGAAGCAGGGTCGGGACGAGCCGGACGGGACGACCCAGTCCATCGTCCTGGAGACCCTGAAGATGCTCGCCGCTCTGGGCCGTACTCATCCCGGCGCGTTGACGGCCAAGCGCCTGGGACGCCTCCCACTTTGGACGAGCCAGGGCTGGCGAAGCAAGCGGCCCGTGTACGCCGTCGAAGACCCGGTGGTAGCCGAGGCGCTGGGCCGGGAACGTGCGGTGTGGTGCCCAGGAGCCGAATTGGAGCAGTTCCGACCGTTGATCGGAGCCCTGCGCGTGAGTGAGCTCGCCGCAGAGCATGTCACCGTGTACAGCCCTGGCCCGGCCCCGGCGGACCCGGACGCCACAGCGCTGGTCCGGTCAGCCGTCACCCACCTCCGCGAGGACCTGCAGCGCAACGCCGCGAGCGTTGCGCAGTCCCTGGACTGCTCGTGGGACCAGCTGGCTGACCTGACTGTATGCATCGCCCCTCACCTGGCCTGCTGCCTCGATCTTCCGGACACGGGCGAGACGGTGCACGTGCCCGTGGACGCTGGGATCGACTGGCCCTCGGGCACGTTGTACGTACGTGACACTGCCGCTCTGACACGCACATCCGGGGTGGGCCGGTCGATCGCCGCCCGGTTTCCGGGCAGCCGCCGCGAGGTGGCCCTCGCCTGGGGAGCAGCGTGTGACCAGGCCGAGAAGGGCCGTACGGCCGTACGGCTGAGCCTTGCCGACGACCAGGTGCGGCGCGACCGGGAAGCGGCGGAGGCCGAGCGTGAACGACGGCTCAGAGAACTCGGTAGCGAGGTGGACCAACGCCGCACCGCGACCGAAGCGCAGGCCAGCACAGCGGCTGGTACCCCACGGACGGTAGTGATCCTCCCGCCTGTCCCCAGCGCACCACCGCCCGTAACTGGGCCGTCAGTCCCGCCGGTGCCCCCCGCTCCACCGCGGAGGCTCGTGGACCCTGGCAGACTCCGGCTCGTCGACCCAAGCGGCATCATCACGCCATTGAAGCCCTCGGCCTCGGGCGCGCCCGCCGCACGGTCAAGCGGGTATAGCCCGGGTACGTCCGGCCTGCCGCAGCCCCGCGCCGGATCGGCGATCCCCCAGCAGCACACGCCACCGCGCCCCTACACGGGCACGGAGCAGGAAAAGGTGGCGCTGGACGTCGTGCGCAAGGCACTCGCCACCGACGACGACTGGCTGCGCGACCTGCGGGCCCAACGCGGCCTCGGCGCCGACGCGGTGGACGCACTATCGCGATTCTACGAACTCAAGGCATATAAGGACGCCGAGCCGGACACGGTGCTGCTGACGCCCGCGGAGTTCCAGCGAGCAGCGGAGAACGACGATTTCTTCCTCGTCATCGTCTCGGGGCTGGAGGCCGGAACCGGTCCCGTCTCCGTACGCATCATCCCGCAGCCGCTCCAGCAACTGACTTGCCGTCCGAGCAGTAGCGTGACGGTCACGGGAATCAGAGGGGCGCACAGCCGGGTGTACCAACTTGAGGAGGATAGATAGGCCATCCAGCCGTGGCGTTCCGAGACGTGGCGTCCGAGGCGATCACATCCGCCATGAGCCGTGTGTGTAGTCCGGCGACGGCTCGCGGTCTGGCATATCGGCGCCCAGCCCTTGAATCGGAGGTGGTGCTGTTGAGCAGGCTTTGGCGGGCGATGGTTGCGAGCCTCGCGGACAGCCTGTCCCAGCCGCCCCCGCCCTTCGGACTACTCAGCTCTCTGACGCCGTGGACATTCAGTTTCCGTACTCTCGTAGCACGTCTCTAAGAGGTCCTAACAGAAGTTGTTGATCATGTGACCTTCGGCTTGGACAGTCGTTGGTCCAAGCGTGGGGAAACGTCAGTCGCGGCCGTGGATCGTGTCGGATGAACTGTGGTCGCTCATCGAGCCGTTGCTGCCCGAGCCGGGACCCAAGCTGGTCGAGGGTAGACCAAGGGTGCCGGACCGGCAGGCCTTGTGCGGGATCCTGTTCGTGCTGCACACCGGCATCCAATGGGAGTACCTGCCCCAGGAGTTGGGCTTCGGCTCGGGCATGACCTGCTGGCGGCGCCTGGCCGCGTGGAACGAAGCCGGCGTGTGGGATCAACTGCACCTGGTGCTGCTGAAACAGCTGCGGGCAGCAAAGCAGCTGGACTGGTCGCGGGCGGTGATCGACTCCTCGCACGTGCGGGCGGCCCGGCGGGGCCCAAAAGCGGACCCAGCCCGGTCGATCGCGCGCGGCCGGGCAGCAAACACCACGTCGTCACCGACGCCCAGGGCATCCCGCTCGCGGTGTCGCTGACCGGCGGGAACCGCAACGACGTCACCCAGCTCCTGCCCCTGATCGACAAGATTCCGGCCGTCGCGGGAGTCGTCGGCCGACCCAGACGCAGACCCGATGCCCTGCTCGCCGACCGCGCCTACGACCACGACAAGTACCGGCGCCTGCTGTGGCAGCGCGGTATCCGCCCAGTCATCGCCGAACGAGGCGTCGAGCACGGCTCCGGCCTGGGAACTTTCCGGTGGGTGGTGGAGCGCACCATCGCCTGGCTCCACGGCTTCCGCCGCTTACGCGTCCGCTGGGAACGACGCGACGACATCCATGAAGCCTTCCTCGGCCTCGCCACCTGCCTCATCACCCACAGGCACGTCCAACGCCTTTGTTAGGACCTCTAAGCCCACCACTCCGTAGGCATCTCCCGCACGAGGTAGCTCCACGGATCGTTCCGAAGAGCCGGTGGTGGGTTTTCCTCGTACAGCAGGCGAGAGACCTCCTGGCAGACGAACTGCGTGAGGCCACGGAGGGTCACCCGCAGGTGCTCCCAGCCGTGCGTGTCCTCGACGACTTTCACGAACCCTTCTGGACGACGCGCATCGTTCGTGACGTGTGACAGGGCGTTCCGGCGCGCCCCGAAGCGGCTGAAGTGGTTGTTGAGCTGGGAGAAGACTGGCTGTGAGAGCAAGGGCCGCGATTCCGCTAGCAGTTCCAGAAGTGCTCGGCCGCCATCCCCAGCCCCCGGTTTCAGTGCCTCTGCGATCCCGTAACCGCGCCAGTAAGTGGACGTCTGCATCATCTCGGGCCACGGCTCGGCCATGCCCTCCAGCGCAAGGACGTGGTTGACGAGCCCGAGGTACGCCGCGACGAGGTTATCGTCGTCAGGCATGCTCGCCGGAGCGACGGGTTCGACTGGTACGTCAGTCGAACTCAGGCTGACGACTTTGCCGAGAGTCCACCCGTATATGACCGGGTTGAGGACCGATGGCAGAGGCATTCTTAGATCTGGGACCTCGCTGACCGCACGCCTATGGACGTTCGCCCTGAGCGCCGAACTCAGCGTGTTGTCGTCGCCTGTGTTGCGAAGGCCGGCCAGTACCCAGGTAGCCAGGAGGGCATGCTCGGCACTCCCGACCGAGATGTTCCCGACGCCTTCCGCACCGGCCAGTTCCAGCTGCATCGCCCAGTACTCGTCGTAGGCGTCGGCAGCGGTACTCAGCCACGCGGGGGCGTACCCGATCTCGCTCAGCCGCTCTTCAATGTCGTCGTACCGCTGCTTGTCCGCGGCAAGCAACCGGTACAGCTCGGTGTAGACGAGGGGCGAAAGCGTGCAGCTCATGCGGTCCACAAGACGTGCTCCAATTGGTCCGCCAACCCCACGTCCGGCTCGACGTCTCCTTCGAACTCGAGGGCTTCTGCTGGGATAGGGAATCTCTCGATGTCCGTCCTCCGCAAGGACGGAACCGTCACGCCCCGCAAGAACATGCGCCTCCTGGTCTGCCCCTCGCGCCCGTTCAGGAAGTGCGCGAGCGCAGGTCCTTGTGACTGGTCATGCAGCCGGAGGACGAAGATGCCCGGATCCGCGACGGCCGGGCGTTGTGCGACGGTGGCGTACGAGTACTCGCCCACGCGGGAGATCAGGAGGTCGCCCGGGGTGATGAGGGTGACGGTGGTGGACTGCGGCGAGGCCCATCGCCGGGTCGGACGGCCCCCCAGGACACTTACGTCCACGACCGGAAGCGTGCCCGGCAGTTCCGTCGGCACCTCGAAGCCGCGGGTTGAGCGGGACGGCTTCATCTGCTGTACGAAGGAACCGAGCGGTTCGCCGTCCTCCAGGAGCTCGGGACGAGGAGTGGCGAGCATGATCCCCCAGTCGTCCCGGAGCCGAAGGTCAGCCGTGACCCACCACGTCGACTCCGACGGCTCCTCCTCGCGATGCGTTCCCGCCTCGATCGAAGCCAGCACTCCGTCGAGCCGCTGGACCTCCACAAGGGGCGACAGGGGCACGCCCATCTCCAGTAAATCCGGCATCTTCACGGACGCCATGGTGGTACCTGTCGCCAGCGACGCCCGACGAGCCTGTCCCGCCCGCGAGTTCAACACGGCCCAGATCCACCGGGAAAGCACCGGGTCGAGAGGCCGGAGGGCTATGAATCGGGATGAGAGGAGCGCACCGTTCAGCCGGTCGTCGACAAGAACGGCCGGCCCGGACGGCGAAGGCGGCACCAGGACATCACCACGCCGAAGGCCGCGCGTTCCGACGGTGAATGCCTTGCCTTGGTACTTGGTGCTCCGCCGCCGAATTGCCCCGGTGCGCGCCACCAGGCCGGCGGGCGTGATTACCGGGGAACCAGCGGTCGCGACACTCCCCGCCCGGACAGTGGTAACGAGTTCCCGCAATGGGACCACCGGCGCCGCTGTCGGCCAAGCGAAGGAGGAACCAACCAGGCGTCCTGGATCCCAGTCGGCCTCGCCCCGCAGATCAACTGTCAAGAAGCTGCTCATGAGGGTCCTGCGGTACGTGGCCGGTCGTCTTCTGCGTCGACGAACTCCAGGACGGCATTCAGCCCGGGGCCTTCCGGGCCGAGTTGCGTCTCCCAGTCCTCACCGAGATGGGCGACCAGCGTCTCCGCGGGCTCAGCGCGGTCGATGACGACGAGAACGGAACGGACACCGGTGCCCGTGATCGCTCCTGCCGGAAGCCCGATAAGAGCGGCTACGTGGAAGTTCTCGGCCAGGAACATCCTGTACGCCGCGTACCGGTCCGCGAAGGTGAACGAGTGAGCGATATGCAGGACAGCGCGTCCTCCGGGCTTCAGCGCCCGCACACACTTGTCCAGCGCTGCGACATTGCCGTCGGAAGTGGTCGATCCGTCCAGTAGAAGGTGGCGGTCGGCCAGGGAGAGACCGACAGGCGGCGCCGTGACAACGACGTCGGCTTCCGCGAGGTCCCTCTGGAAGGAGTCGCCCTTCTCGATCACCACGTGCCTCGGCGCGTCCCGACCGATCCCTGCCGCGAGTTCGGCGAGCTGTGCGTCGAACTCGTAGCCGATGAACTCCGCCGCGATGCCTTGCTCCGCAGCACGGTCCAAGGCCGTCCAGAGGAACGATCCGGTTCCGCAGAACGGATCCAAGACGGTGCCAGCCAGATGCTTCTCAACCAGCGCCGAAACGGCGGAGGCAACCACTCGGGGTGAGCTGAACTCTCGGTGTCTGCCACGAGAGGCGAACTCGGTCAGCGCGTCCCGCTTCGCGCGCCAGAGTACGTCTGCCCGAACCGGCACGAACCCACCGTCGGGCAGTTCGATACCCGGCCTCCCATTTCGGGACGACGTCAGGACGTCCCCGGAAGGAAAGTACCGCTCGGCTGAGACCCCGGAGTTGCGGAGACGGTCAGCCTCGAACCACAGACGTTGCACCAGGAGGGAGGTAGCCAGCGACCGGTCGGTGACCAAGCCTTGCGAGCCGTGCTCGGGCGGAGTCGGGCCGTCGACCGGCTGCAAGGAACGGACACCACGGTCGGCCTTGAACCACTGCCCATTGATTACCGCGTAGTGCTCGAGCGTACCCAGCAGGTCCCGGCTGCCCGCCAGGGAGGGAAGGACGAGCTCGGGCTGCCTGAGCTTCTTGTTCTTGTACTCGACAACCGCCCACGGCACGAGTTCCCCGTCGGCATTCGACGCCCACGCCAGTACATCCGGCCGAAGGTTCGACAAGTTTTCAAGCCGCGGCTCGACCTGCAGAATCGTGTAGCCGACGGCACGCATCGCGGCACGAACCTCGGCGATGTCGGACCTGTGACTCGGCATGGGGCTCCCCTCCCTTCTGCCGCCTTCCGCAACAAGGCAGCCCGGCAGGCTATCGCGTCTGATCATGCCCTGCCAACAGAGGCGCGACGGGTACGGAGGCCGGTCCGCGCCTTCGGCTCGGGCACCGGTGTCGAGGCTGGGGCGCGATTGGCCCCCGTGCGGTCTCGGAGACACGAAGTGACACTGGCGTTCGACCTGCACCCTTCCGTCCGGTACATGATTCACGCGGTGGAACTCGTCTGGACGGTCCGGTCAGGGTGATGTGCTCAGTAGGTCGACCGTCCGCTTCAGGCGCTGAAAGAAGAGGGCGTCGATCGCCAAGCCGGTTCGGACCTTGTCAAGCGTCAAACGAGAGCAGGCGGCGGCCGTGCCCGCTTGCTGTCGAAACGGCCTCAGGCAGTGGAGGGGTGGTGCGCGATCAGTGCCCGCGCGATCTTCGACGAGGCAGGGAAACCATTGGCCAACAACCACGTCCCCCTTGCGGGGCCGTGATGACGAAGGTTGAACTGGAACGAAACGGGCGCATTCTGTCGGGGTTCTACGAAGGATACTTCGTGAAACTCCACGACGACTCCGAGGTCACCGGCGGCTACTACATCTACCTGGTCAACGATCTGTCCACACCGACGGACGGGGGCGACTACTGGGTGGCGGACAGGGCGGAGCTCGAGTCGTTCGTTGAGTCCTCCGAGTGGGAGATCGAATGGATCCCTGAGTAGGAACGCAGCCCAGAGGTCCAGAGAGCCCGTCGGCGCCAGTGCCGACCCGTGATGTGATCGCTCATGCAAATCCGAAGCCCCGTCAGGAGTGTCCTGGCGGGGCTTTTGCGTGGGGTGACGGCAGTAGTTGACGGCAACGTCAACGGACGGGCGCTGCACAGAGCGGCGGGTCGTCGCGGTCATCGGACTGGTCGAGGTTGCCGAGGGCATTGCCGAGGAGGTCGATGGCCTGGCGCTGGAGGCGGAGTCGGACGTGTGTGTATATCGTCGCGGTCACCCCAATGTGTGCATGCCCCAGCAACTCCTTGATGACGACAAGTTCCACGCCCTGCTCCAGGAGCAGCGTCGCCGTCGAGTGGCGGAGGTCGTGAAACCGGATCGGCCGCAGGCGGGCTTCGCGGAGCAGGGCGTTGAAGTGCCGGGTGAGGGTGGCGGGCTCGATCGGGTGCCCGTCCGGTCGCGTGAAGACGTGTCCACTGGCCTGCCAGCGCGTGCTCGCCTCCTCCTTCTCCTGAGCTTGCCGGGCGCGGTGCGCGCGAAGCGAGGCGACGCAGGAGGCCGGGAGGGCGATGCGCCGCTCGGAGCTGATGGTCTTGGTCGGCAGTGTGGCCAGGCCACGGCTTGTGGTGCGCTGGAGGGTGCGGCGGATGCTGGCGGTGCCGCTGTCGAGGTCGAGGTCTTCCCAGTACAGGCCGAGGAGTTCGCCCTTGCGCAGGCCAGTGCGCAGGGCCAGCTCGAAGAGCGCGGCGTGCCGGTGGCCTTCGGCGGCGGCGAGGAACTGGCGGGCTTCGTCGGCGGTGAGGGGGTTGAAGCGGCGGGGGCGGGGTGTGCCGGTGCGGACGTTTCGGGCGACGTTGCGCGGGATCTCCTCCTCGCGTACGGCGTGTTCCAGGGCGGACTTGAGTACGGAGTGGATGTAGGCGAGCGTGAGTGGGGAGAGGCGCCTGCGGCAGCACTGGTCGATGGCGCAGCAGCGTGGACGGCGGCTGACCTGTGCATGGGGGTCGCGTCCGGCGTCGATGCCGCGAGCGCAGCACTGACAGACGGTCCGCAGGTCGTTGAGCCAGGTGCGGACGTCCTTGGCGGTGAGCTTGGCGAGCTTCTTCTTGCCCAGGCCTGGGATGAGGTAGTGCTCGACGACGGCGGTGTAGCGGGTGTGGGTGGTCTCGCGGAGGTGGTGGATAGCCACGTTCTCAAGCCAGTACACCAGGTATGTCGCGAGGCTGTCCTGGGCGGTGACGGTGGGGACGCCGCGGTTGCTGACGGCGATCTTCTCGGTCAGTTTGGCCAGTGCCTCTGTGCGTGAGCTGCCGTAGACGCGGATGCGTTTGCGGGTGTTGCCGGGGGCGAGGACGTATCCGGCGGCTTCCCACCGGCTGTCCTTGCGTTGGTAGACGGTTCCGTCGCCATTGGCGCGGGTGCGGCGGGAGGCGGGGGTGTCGCAGGGTGTGCTCATCAGGCGGCTTCCTGGTCGAGGCGGGTGTGGATGAAGTCGGTGAGGGCGTGGGCGGGGATGCGGCGGGCGCGGCCGAGGGTGAGGGAGGCGAGTTGGCGCGTGCGGATGAGGTCGTAGACAGCGGTGCGGCCGAGTTGGAGGCGTTCCATGACCTGCGGGACCGTGAGGAGTTCCGTGCCAGCGGTCACGCGACGGCCCCCGTCCGGACAGCACGGCGATGAGTGGAGTGATCGGCCGGGTGACCGGTGGAGTGACCGGCACGGTCACCGGAGCGCTCCGAGTGCCGGGTTCGGGTCGGTTGCTTGGGTCGGGCCTGCCGCTTTGCGGCCAGCAGGTCGGCGAGGTGTTCGAGTTCGGGCAGGAGGCCGGTTCCGGCGTACTGCCAGTGGGAGATGACCAGCGTCGTGTCCGAGTCCACGCGCTGACCGACGATGTCGGGGTGATCGGGGGTCAGGTCAGTGGGGTGTCCGGCGCGGTCATCGACCGGACTGCTGTCCGTCTGGCCGGCCTGCGTCTGAGTCGACACCGGGGCCGGGGCCGGGGTCTGGGTCTGGGTGTCGGGTCGGCGGGTTCGCCAGGCGGTGCGTTCGGCGCGGAGGTGGGCGAGGGTGGTGGAGTAGTGGCGGGTGCGGGTGGAGAAGTGGCCTCGGAAACCGAGCATGTGGGCCCATTGGCGTAGGCGGAGGTGGGTGTGCTGGGGGCGGGTGGCGAGGTGCCAGGCGGTGTGGATCATGCGGCGGGCGTGGTCGGTGATGTCGTGGGTGGCGAGTTCGGCGAGGAGGCGGAGTCGGCGGTCGAGGGTGCCGGTGGTGGTCTCGGCGCCCTTGGTGGCGTACTTGGCGATATAGGCGGCGACGTGCCGGTCGGTGACCGGGCCGCCGCCGGTGAAGTCGGTGCCGCGGATCGCACGGACGTCGATCTGCCGCCCGAACCGGAACAACAACCGGTCAGCTCGGTCACCGACCGGAGCCCCAGCAGGCTGATACGGCTGGCCCTCGTGGTGGACGCGGGTGCGTGCGGCGGCGGCGCGGACGGCGTGGTCGAGGAGTTGGACGGTGGCCCAGACGGGCGGGGTGCTGCCGGGTCCGGTGGGTCCGTCGAGGCGGATGACGGCGTGGAAGTGGACCTGGCCGCGTTTTTGGTATTCGGCGACCTTGGCGTAGGAGAGGGTGGCGTGGTGCCGCAGCATGCGCTGGGTGAGGCCGGCGGCCTTGGCGATCTCGCGGCGCAGGTGGGTGGTGAAGCGTGCCCAGAGGGCCGGGGCGTGCGCGTTCCACAGGACCGCGCCGGTGTAGTCGTACCGCTCGGGGTCGAGCGGCGTGCCCAACAGCCGGTCGTTGTCGGGGTGGGTGTGGCCGCAGTGGCAGCGGCCGGTGTCGGGCTGGTTGTGGACGGGGCCGAAGCCAGGTGCGGTGAGGGTGGCGAAGACACGGGGGTGGGCGGCGACGCTGGTGGGGACGGTCTTGCCGCCGCGTAGTCCGGCGGCGATGAGTTGGTAGGTGTCGTAGCGGTAGACGGTGGAGCAGGCGGGGCAGCGGGTGGCGCGGCGGTTGCCGCAGCGCACCAGCAACTCGCCCGCCGGGAGCCGGCCGGAATCGAAGTGGTCGAGAATCTCGCCGGTGGCGCTGCCGAGACGGGTGCGGTGCCCGGTGAGGCGGATCGGGTGTGCGCAGCCGCCGAGTCCGGCTATCTGTCGTGCGAGGGGCGCGAGTTGGCCGGTGGCGGCGAGCTTCGCCAGCTTGGCCGTGAGCCGGGCGCGCCGCTCCAGCACCGACCACCCTGCTGTCGTCGAGGCTGTGGCGGTGACTTCCGCCGGGTAGGTCGGCGTGGTGAACGCCGACGACGGACGCGAGGCGGCTGGAGCGGTCGCGGGGTACGGGAGTTGAAGCTGTGCGGGCATGCGGAAGGGGGCCTTTCGGCGGGAGCGCGGAAGTGGTACAGCGCGGGGTGACGTGGGCAGGCCGAAGTGATCGGTTCACAGGGGAACGGGGCG
This window encodes:
- a CDS encoding replication initiator, which codes for MPAQLQLPYPATAPAASRPSSAFTTPTYPAEVTATASTTAGWSVLERRARLTAKLAKLAATGQLAPLARQIAGLGGCAHPIRLTGHRTRLGSATGEILDHFDSGRLPAGELLVRCGNRRATRCPACSTVYRYDTYQLIAAGLRGGKTVPTSVAAHPRVFATLTAPGFGPVHNQPDTGRCHCGHTHPDNDRLLGTPLDPERYDYTGAVLWNAHAPALWARFTTHLRREIAKAAGLTQRMLRHHATLSYAKVAEYQKRGQVHFHAVIRLDGPTGPGSTPPVWATVQLLDHAVRAAAARTRVHHEGQPYQPAGAPVGDRADRLLFRFGRQIDVRAIRGTDFTGGGPVTDRHVAAYIAKYATKGAETTTGTLDRRLRLLAELATHDITDHARRMIHTAWHLATRPQHTHLRLRQWAHMLGFRGHFSTRTRHYSTTLAHLRAERTAWRTRRPDTQTQTPAPAPVSTQTQAGQTDSSPVDDRAGHPTDLTPDHPDIVGQRVDSDTTLVISHWQYAGTGLLPELEHLADLLAAKRQARPKQPTRTRHSERSGDRAGHSTGHPADHSTHRRAVRTGAVA